In the Drosophila virilis strain 15010-1051.87 chromosome 4, Dvir_AGI_RSII-ME, whole genome shotgun sequence genome, TTGTTCGCTTTAATAATGCAACCAGCTTCAACTGAATCTGGCGAGTGCTTAGCTATTATATAAAGTAAACATTCTCCCACAACAAGTGCCATTGAGAAAGACTTTCGTTTTCATTAGACAGTCAAAGAGGTGGTCGGTTAAAGGGTAGgggcgggggggggggaaGTGCTTGCCGTTCCAGGTTAAGATCTCGAGTCGCAACTGACCACAAGAAAAAGCCGTCACGCAGTCAGTGTCCACTTGGCTGGACCGACTGCACTTGCTGCCACACGACTTGCTCAGCTCTCGACCTCTTCACCCTGCCCATTCCGCCTTGCCCCCTCATCGCCTCTCATCTTTGCACTTGCAACAACTTGTGCGCCCTTGCCACATTGCATCAATCAGAGTCGGCAGCACTTGGACAaattgtctgtccgtccgcaTTGGAGGAGGCAAACTTTTCGAGCCAGCAGAAAAGCaggaaaaaatatgtaaaatacaTAACAGCCAAGTTTATCAAGTGCACACcatttgcataccctgtaTAAATAGAATATGAGTGGAGCATATGTGGACTTGGGAGAGCGTTTGCTGCAGTCAAAGGGAAATGTATTTAAAGTCTAGGAAGAAACATGCTTCACATGATCTTGGAGCTAGAGCTCTGAAATCGGGTATATCCAGGCATGTACTGAATCTTTCGGTTAATATTCCGATTACATTTAGGAAGAATATCAAATATGCCCTTCAAAACTATCTGATATTAATCaatgttaaataaaacgaTTTAGAGAACTGGAGCTCTCTAAAGATGATCTCTTAAGAATAAAATCTTTATATCTAGATGCTCAAACTCAAACTACCTTTCTCTTGCTTGGATTGAAAAtctgtttacagggtatctggcAGTCGACTCTAGAGAACCCTTTAAATTGTTTCCTCGCactttgcagctgttgttgaaCAAGGCAAAAGCTGTTGCTAAGCCGGACAGAGGAGCTGAGAcagcgagagagtgagtgagtgagtgagtgagagagagagagagagaggggggcaGACAGACAACTTGCcgcattactcatacgccgcgtggtCGGGTAGGGCgtctgcttttgctgctgtcttTGGCTGCGGTTATTTTTAATACCCAGCCACATAATTCAAAGTAATTTGCCAGCCGCtttgcatttacattttcCAGCTGCATTTGCGGCTTTGACGTGCCACTCGAGCCACGACTCACGACTGCCTGCCACATAtcgtagatatatatatatatatatatatatatatacacagatatatgtatatataatctgCCTATAATCTGGAGGCCTTGACTTTGTCTCTCTGCATAATAAACTTGGCATTTGCTCAAAACTGCTTTTCCCATTTGCAGTTGATCAATCAATTTATCAGACACTAACACAACAGCAATGAgtcatcacacacacacacacacacacacgcacaacaaattAGTCATCGCTTAACTGTTTGGCCAGCCAGGCTCATGACACAACTgtcgccaacaacaacaacaacagcagcagcaaaaacaacaacaataaactaaAACCATGAgcagaaattttaaattactttCGCAACGTTTGTGCatattaaataccctataaaaaaGCTATACAACATTCCTCTTCGTTAATTAAATCAgcataaaaatgttaagtCATATATTTAGCTCATTTAGAAATCAAGTTTTTGGAACCAGTTCCATTATGCTCATATCTAGAGTTcacaaaacaaatttggaacgaatttaatataaaagtgatttttattcattttcgaGCTGGTTCAAAAACTGCTTCACAACTTTTAAGCCCATATGGAACTAGTTCATATTCAGCTCTGAACTAGTTTAAATATCTCAATATTCAATCAGCCTTCTTTAAGCCAATTCATGAAGCTTCGTTTGCATAAAGTATAAactagttatttttattaatcaaTGAACCAATTCAGAGAACCTTATGAATAACTCCTTTTGAGCTAGTTCTTTGATAAAGAAGACTACCTCTGCTTTTGACCTAATTCACGTTATTTTAATTGATGAACCAATTTAGTGTACTTCGCGTTTTAAgcaaatataattacaaaCATGAACCTGCTTTTAAATGACTATTGAGCTAGTTTATTTCGGAACTAGTTCGCAACAGGCATGCATAAGTATACGTAAGTTCAGCTTTCGAGTGCAGAGCTCTCGCGCGGACAATTGAGCAAAATTTGTGCGCTTAATTGGAGCGACCTTTTGTGTCACGCCCCTGTTCGTTGTTGTGTGGAACGGGTGGACCACACCTCCCCACCCCTGCCCCCCTCCCCCTGGCTAGCTAGTCCGCCCACACACGAACATTTCTCAGCTAATTTCAttgatgaatttttattaaataaattattataatgagGCATGCGCCTCTGGTTGCCCCCTTTGGGCATGTTGCAAGTCAACGAACGCACCAAGAGAATGCCAAGAAGaggaaagaaaagaaagagaagaagaataagtaacaaacacacacacacacacacacacactaacacacactcacacacaagaAAGCGCAAAAATTTGGCACACAATTGGTGCGGGGCAAAACATGAAATGGGGACACCAAAAAATGTGGCGCGTGTTCGCACTTTGCTGGAGAGCTGCCCCTCCCCCGCCCCCTTGGCCAACCAACCCTCCAGCCGCACCCAGAATTAAGCAAATCTGAATAGTTTTGGGAAGGAGGAAGGGAGGGCTCACTTAGTCTATATAAGAAATTATTTATCAACGACAAAACCGAAACTTGTTCAAACAATTTTGTCCAAAAATagtccgaaaaaaaaaaagaaccaaaaagaaaattagATATGTCCACAAATCTGAGCTCTAGCCGGGGGCACTATTAATAGTTCGGGCCCAGCCTAATtgattataaagaacaaaaaagaaaagtaaagtGTTTGCGGCCCAAGCAAATGTTTGGCCAGCTCAAATAGTCGCCGATAAGGCGGAACCTACGAGCGGTATCAGCTGAGTTGGCCTTAGACAAAACAAAGCTCGAGCTCGAGAGCTACAAAATTGTGAATGAAGGCAATTTTGTGAATGGACGGAAAGTTGTTGAATGAACTAGAAgatgcctttgttgttgttgttgtcgataaTCAACAACTATAATCTTATATATGTGGAATACACGTTTGTAATAGAAACTAAGTcgtaattatattaaatatatatatattttgatctTCTGTTTGACGAGttgcattatttttgtatttctaaGTGAATTTTATTACTAACTTTTGTTCAATATAATTATCGATTAATTATCGATTACCTGAGCTATATatctaaattgaaatttgtttatatttcgatatatcgatataccTATCGATGGAAATATTTCGATATTTTCAGTAGTTCGatataattatcgattatttatCGATTAGCCTACTCAATGtgctatatattttaatgcacTTTGATTTATATTTCTGCATATTCATTGAAATTTTATGCACTTTTTGTCTTGCAAGCAAATTTTATCTATtcttctaaaataaataaagaaaaagcccTATCGACATATTTCCCTTACGATACTTTAAGTTATTTAAGATTTATCTctaatcaaattaatatacattttatattttcgatatatatcttaatatgAAAAATCTATTGATTCATCTATCGAACTCTTCAAGAACAGATGCTTTCATCATTTTGTAATGAATAACCAAAATTTCTTGATTAATTCCCATTCATGAAGTCTTAATCTTTTATCTTATCAAAAACTGAGTTTCTTATGAATTCGCATGCTGCTTAAGTTATCTTTTGCCCATGTTACGCATCTCATGAGTCATGTTGAATTTTGGTTACAAATCGATCTATCATGCAGTTTATTTAAAGCACATGATTTCACTTGAGGGAAGCGAAAATTGATGCATTTCTTTTCCGTAGTCAGAGATTGTAAATGAAATGTGTTTCGGAaggaaaatcaatttaaactCAATTAAATGACTGTGGTGTAAAAAAGTTCGAATTAAGCTAAAACATCTTTGAAAGAAGAATCGGAAGGGCAAATTTTGGAATGGTATTTACATTTTCTTATAAAAAGTGTTTGCTCTCTTTTCAATCTCTCTTTCTGATACTCATCAGAATTGTCTAGAGAAATTATTCAATGCACACAAAAACTTTAGAAGACAAGTTAAAACTATTCTCAACTCCAATTTCTGGATTGAGAAACTCTGAACTCTACTTGAGCCTCAAATTAATCCCATCtttaaaaaatactttaatatcgaatatatatataaaatcttgTTATTTGGACTCACCTTTCAGTCTCCGATTCTGCATTTggttgctgctgtagctgttgtatttgttgctgtgttgttgtcgatgatgttgctgctgctgctcctgcggttgttgttgctcctgctgctgctgctgctgtggcagcaacagttgctgctgctgctgctgctgctgctgccgatgtCGATTGTTGCTGTTCATCGCTCAAGCCGAGCGATGTTGTCGTTGCttccgctgctgttgctgttgcagctgtagctgctgttgttgctgttgttgttgttattgctgttgcagttgcattcgTTAAGttcacattgttgttgttgttattggcacTAACACTCGCGATATTTGTTGGCggtaattgttgctgttgagtctgtgttgcagctgctgcggctgcttgttgctgctgctgctgttcgtcCAGCACGCCAGCGACGACCAATTGCTGCACATCGGCAATTGTTGCTGGCGCgctttgcagctgcagcgcgggcattgctgctgctgctgctgcggcggcggcaacagtTGGCGGCTCGTAGCTGTTCATGTGCGACAGCAATGGCAAAGTTTGCCCCTGAGTCTgaccaacagcagctgctgctgctgctgctgctgtgacaactgctgttgctgctgctgtgccagcaactgttgctgctgtgctagTGGAAGTGTTTGAAGtctgtgttgctgctgctgctgcagctgcggctggaAATGCTGCAGTTGCCGGCGCAATGCCATCGATTTGCGATGTTGCCTCCAGCTGGAAGTTGGTCGTCGGCGGCGCCGGCTGCTGcccggcagcaacagctgcaaatgtCGGCGCCGATTGTGGCGTTTGGGCGGCCGGCGACAAGGGTTGATCcacatagctgctgctgctcagctgcGGCTCGCtgacagcaactgttgctgtcgtgctgttgttgttgttgttgttattattgttgctgctgttgctgtagccAGCGCTGGTGGCAACATCCATTGCTGCCGCAGCGGCGGCtgcctgctcctgctgcttcagctgctgcagcgactgttgcagctgctgcgccgcGGCCGTGGCATAGTCCATGGGCAGCGTCTGCCCATGGGGCATGCCCTCCGCATTGGCATTGGGCGTGCCCGCGTTGGCATTGACGCTGTCataaagttgttgctgctgctgctgctgctgctgctgttgttgctgtgcatcGCTGTTGGCCGCGTTCACAAATTGTTGCATGCCGTGCACCACGGTCGCGGGGGCGGTCATAACGCCGCTGGGCGTGGCCGTTAGTTGgccagctgcagttgctgctgctgctgctgctgctgcggcgacgCCCgcctgcaactgttgctgctgcgacggCTGCGTTTGCTGCTGATCGGCAAAATTCCAATTGGCATCGGCCGAAGCGGCCTCCAGATGATTCTCGTGCAGCATGCTCGGCGGCAGGATCATGCTCTGCGTTGTCTTTGGCGGCGCCGTGGAATCGCATCCCTCGCCCAtattgttgccgccgccgccagcaacagttgccgccTCGGAGTTACCAGTCTTTTCATTATTGTTGGCAGCACCGACACTGGAGTGATCCAGATAGTCCATGCACATCCAGCGTCCGCGTTTGAACGGCTCCGTCGACTCAATTTTGACCACCTTGAAGCGTTCGCTGCGATGCTGCGTCTCCTTCATGTCGTCCTTTTTCTTGGTGCCGCCAGGCGTCACAGCCGCACTCACCacatttataatattgtcggAGACATTCACCTGCACGTTCTGTATGGTCTGGCCGAGAGAGGGCGAGCCGATGGGATCCACCACAACGAGACCGTACTGTGAACTGGTGGGTATGACGGGCGCGGTGGTGCTCAGCGCATTGTTGGCAAAGAACACCTCCTCCTTGGAGAACGTGTCCTCCGACATGGACGGCGTTTCGTTCTCCAGATCCGTAATCCGACTATTGTCATCCGTATGAGATTCGTCCAGATCATCGGCGGACTCATCGCCCGTATCGCCTGCCGCATTCAGCTTAGCATGGCCCACCGTCACGGAGGTGATTTGAAATGAGGAAGTCGTCTTTGGTTTGCGATTGTTGcctccaccgccgccgccgccgccagcagaggcagcagcagcacctgcTGCGgcggcaattgttgctgtcgttgccGACGGATGCCCCTGGCTATGGCTCGTGTggtgctgatgatgatgatgctgatgatgatgatgatgcccatgatgttgctgctgctgctgctgctgctgctgttgctgccattgctgctgctgctgcaggcccAGGCCGCGCCCATTGTTGTTGGGCGAGCTGGCCTTGCCGCTGCCGgcatcgctgctgctgctgctgttggtgttggtgttggttgCTGGCGTGGCAGTGTGATTGGTGCTGCTCGATTTGGGCGCAAGCGAGGCGCTCGAGGCCGTTGccaggctgctgttgctgctggcgcgCGAGACTGTGGCGCTGGCATCggcaacaacagttgctgctgccgcagcgcCGCGATTCAGCGCATTCAGGCGCAAGCTCTCGCTGGTGGTGCGCTGtatattgttgctgctgctgttgttgctgctgctgttctgctgatgatgatgctgctggtgAGTGGCgacatgatgatgatgatgatgatgctgcccGCTGCCGCCGAGCGAATTGACCTTGGTCAGCGGCGGCTTCTTGATGCTGGTGGTGCCACCCACCACGCTGACGCCGCGCGCCGGCGTCTGTATGGAATTGCGGCGAGCGGGCGCATTGCCAGCGCCAGCTGAACCGCCCGTGGGCTTGAACTTGGCATTCAGATGACGATCAaacatgttgttgctgccggcgcgttgctgctgctgctgctgctgctgatgttgttgctgttgtgtgttGCTGGACTGTTGCCggcgtgttgctgctgttgccgttgtgttgttgccggctgctgctgctgcggcagctgttgctgttgtgttggCAACAATTGTGTGCGTTTCCTGTGAACTTTCGGGCGAGGAGGCGGCCGagttgctgccgctggccTGACCGCTAttagcaattgttgctgccgctgtgctgacttgttgctgctgttgctgttgctgttgctggtgttgatgatgatgttgctgctgttgctgaccGGAATCTTCGTTGGCAGCGCTTTGATTCTCGGCCATAATCGAATTGGATTTCAGCGTGCGTAAAGTTTTCAGCAAATAATCCAGTTTTGCTGACAATACTTTTGGATTATTtgacaaatgaaaaaaaaagttctagtatttatttggtatttttttaaGGAGCGAGGGGTTCAAGTTTCTTGTTCGTGGTCTTTGCTTATTTAAGTCTCTGCTGCAACTAGTTGCCGTTGAACCGtttatgttgctgctgctgttgctgctgttgcttggcggcaattgttgctgctgccgtgctGGCAAACGATTTGCCCACTTCGAAGATGAAACTAGCGGCTGCcaaacgacgacgacgatacATAGCGACCGTTGCGTTACAGGTGCAACCAACTGACTGACGAAttgcgacgacgacgacgacgacgacaaccgAAAACAGAGAGACGCGTTCGCGAAACtaaacagttgttgttgttgttgctgcgattgttgctgttgctgttgttgctgttgttgattttgttatgctaagtaataaatttaaatttatttgttgctgctgctgctgctgctgctggtcgcAGCTATAATTTGCTTTTGCGCGTTTtattagcaacaacaacgcgcgCAATAACTACATAAGCCGCCCGCGCGGACAGCAGCGCCATCTAGCGCTTGACTTTGGTTAGCGGGCGTTTCAattctctctcacacacacacatgcacatacacacacacgcacgcacacacacacagcacagcacagctgttgttgttaattttataattcacttaaatttattttttacgcttttttttatataatttacttttaactacgttttttttttttttttgttgtatttttatatatttactttaactaagaattttaatttgacttttgcttgaaattaaaaactttgttgttgttgcacttttcacacaaaatatttccatttgttttgtttacattttcatgTTGTTTATCGCGgaattattaaacaatttctttGTGCCCCGTTTACTAGCAATGCAGTAAGCTGTAGAAATTTAATTCCTGCGGAAGAGACAGAGAAGGGAAGAGAGAGGCGggggagaaaaaaaaataagtaaatattaatattgaattagttttgtttatcaattgaGTTAGACGCGAATTTAATACACCTCAAGCGTTAACATCACAAGCGAATTTAATACACAATTCGTTTTATTCGTTTACATAATTAATTGCCAGGCACGCGTTGGGCGCCATTTGTTTAAAAGAAATGACATACACGTATTTAAAGGAAATGCGCCAGGAAGTGCACAGGTTGATACAATTTgtgattttaatataaataatacaagtcaaatggaaaaaaacgtttataaaactttttatagtttttttccCAAGTCATCTAGACATAACATTATGATCTAATGTCCGCTTGTAACTGTTCCGAGAACTTTTAACCCTGAAGAAATAGTTTTTTATCCGTTTTCTGCATTAGCAATATCTGATGAAATAACAGCTGGATTTGAAATACAGTTCGTTCTAAAATCTATTTCACGTTCTTTGTTGAACTTTTGAAGAACTTTTAACCCCAAGTACAAACCTCAAGTAATGTTCTTTATTATAAAAACCCGATGAAATAACAAACTGCAGAAATAAAATTGAAGAACAATAAGATCTAATGTTCGTATAGAGCTCTTTAAGAACCTAGCTCAAAGTATTATATTTCGTTGCTctttaaagaaaagaaactgttAAAGAATACCAGAAATATACGATCtaattgttataaaatatataaatgctttCATAtgtttttgcaaatttattaagCTAGCCAAAAATAGAGAGAATTTAATTAGGATGAATATAAAATTTGTGGCAATGCGTCTGGCAATGCGTCTCCATAAAATTTCAGGGTCAACATGAAGAAACTTGATGCAAGGTTAAGCAAAAGTATTCGAAAAGTAGACGAGTTACTtaagatatatgaaatatactTTTGCATGGAATatctgaaaataatattatgcGTTTAAGCTCGAGACGTATATCATATTAAATTCTTGAGCTTAATTTCATGTTATTGTACTTTATTTATCATATATCTTGGTTAGGATATATGGAATACATGTTTGTATAATCTCGAATAATGTTGTTCCTTTAAGTTCTTATAAatcattaaatatttcttGTTCTTGTACCTTCTATGCCTATCCATTAGGTCTATTAAATTTTGGGCTTGATTTCATGTTATTGTACTTTCCCTTATCAAGCTATCTATATTAAGATGTTTAGAATACGTTCTTATATAATCTGGAATAGTGTTCTTTTTGGCCATTGTACTTTCTATATCATTCTTTCTACGATATAAATTTTTGGGCTTGATGTCATGTTATTGTACTTTCTTTATCAATctatttatcatatagctagaTTTTATCTTTGTATTATCTGGAATAATCTTGTTTTTGTAGCCCAATCATATTAGTTATCAAGATATTGTACTTTTTCTATTTATCATATTATATCTTGAGCTTGATTTCATGTTATTGTACTTTCTTTatcaatcaatttatttatttatcatattAAATCTTGAGCTTGATTGTACTTTCTTTATGAATCTATTTATCATATTAAATCTTGGTCTTTAGCCTGATTCCAGCTGTAGCTTTAGCTGCCTCTAGCTGTATCTATTAAGATTTCTTAACTGCGTAGTTCCACTGTGGCTTAAGTATTTCATTGATCATCATTAGCTAGcggatgatgacgatgatgatgatgaagaagattttgagtttttctttatttttatttatattttttattgatttcattATTTCCGTTTTACGTCGCAGTTTTGTTGAATTAGTTAAGTGGCACATTAGACGGGTTTCCTTTGGCGTATTTTTCgcttacatttttgttggccaagttgttgttgctttctttGTGCCacagttttaatattttaaatatttgcttttttttcggCATTTTTATCTTTcaaattttggttttgttttccattatttaattgattttgtttacGGAAATAAACGCGCAATTGACGATGCCAAAATCAACATTAAAAGCCAGTGAAAATTGCCTTAAACTTGCATAGTCGACGTGAACATACCctagttttaattataaaaaaattgtgcTCGATATTTCTCAGTTTctgattaaataattatttatatgagATTCTTTTCAATCTTTCCAATTCTacacttattattatttaatatttaaaagttgaGGCAAGAAAGAATATTCTAATAGGCAATGCCTCGGcccttatagtccgatctttgtGAAATATTTGAGGCATAAAGCTGCAAAAGTACCTGATAATGAGTTCTGTTCACTTTTAGGGAGAAGTATCAAAAAAGGTAATAATTTTTCATGTTTATGTTCTATATGAGGTGCCACATACCAAGTTTTGTGCATCTAGCTCCTATAATTCTCGAGTTATGCATAAGAAATTCAGCCAGAAAAtagatttgtttttcaatattatcAGATAAGCAGCTACGAAATAAAGCCCATTGTGCGcgtatatatgatatatatttcaaatattgtctttagcttttatatttttcggGATGCGTTTAACCAGACAGACACGGACCTGACTAGATCGTCTCAGCTCTTCGCCCTGAttaagaatatgtatactttcTGGTTTcctgctgcctgttgcatGCCTATACAAAAAAACCATCATACCCTTTTCACACGTTACCGTGGATTCATGgtaaaaatttgcaaaaaagaacacaaaataaatgcgTAAATGAACGGAtgcgtgtatttgtgtttgttaaTAGCCGTAAGCTCTGGCGATCATTCATAAATTTCGTGTACTGTTTAACTGTCATAAgcgggtgtgcgtgtgtatgtgtgtgtgagtgtgtgcgggCGCGTGTGTTTGACGTTTTGAACTTTTGCGTGTGCCCCCAGCCCGAAGGCAAAGTCAAGACCTTGGGGCCAACCATTATTTGACGTGAAACAAACGACAcacaaaactttttaatacccagcaaaacaaaaacaatgaagctaagttggaaaaaaataaataatctgTTATAGGTCAACACTGGTCAGGTAGAGCTCTATTGGCCTTGTCTTTCAGCACAGGTGACTTAATTTGGCAACAGAATCTAACGTCAATTAGTTTGCGCATTTGAGAACACGTTTTACAGAGTTTCGGAATCTGGAATGTCTTTGTGCTTGAATTAGTTGAGAATTCGAAGAGACAAGTTTAACATATCATCAGCTGTTCTATATGGAAacgaaaaatatgttaaaggTATTTCGTGTGAATAAATTATCCGAAATTATTAATGAAACTTCGAGAGcttagtaaaataaaaaaaaatcagagc is a window encoding:
- the bun gene encoding protein bunched, class 2/F/G isoform isoform X2, with translation MAENQSAANEDSGQQQQQHHHQHQQQQQQQQQQVSTAAATIANSGQASGSNSAASSPESSQETHTIVANTTATAAAAAAAGNNTTATAATRRQQSSNTQQQQHQQQQQQQQRAGSNNMFDRHLNAKFKPTGGSAGAGNAPARRNSIQTPARGVSVVGGTTSIKKPPLTKVNSLGGSGQHHHHHHHVATHQQHHHQQNSSSNNSSSNNIQRTTSESLRLNALNRGAAAAATVVADASATVSRASSNSSLATASSASLAPKSSSTNHTATPATNTNTNSSSSSDAGSGKASSPNNNGRGLGLQQQQQWQQQQQQQQQQQHHGHHHHHQHHHHQHHTSHSQGHPSATTATIAAAAGAAAASAGGGGGGGGNNRKPKTTSSFQITSVTVGHAKLNAAGDTGDESADDLDESHTDDNSRITDLENETPSMSEDTFSKEEVFFANNALSTTAPVIPTSSQYGLVVVDPIGSPSLGQTIQNVQVNVSDNIINVVSAAVTPGGTKKKDDMKETQHRSERFKVVKIESTEPFKRGRWMCMDYLDHSSVGAANNNEKTGNSEAATVAGGGGNNMGEGCDSTAPPKTTQSMILPPSMLHENHLEAASADANWNFADQQQTQPSQQQQLQAGVAAAAAAAAATAAGQLTATPSGVMTAPATVVHGMQQFVNAANSDAQQQQQQQQQQQQQLYDSVNANAGTPNANAEGMPHGQTLPMDYATAAAQQLQQSLQQLKQQEQAAAAAAAMDVATSAGYSNSSNNNNNNNNNSTTATVAVSEPQLSSSSYVDQPLSPAAQTPQSAPTFAAVAAGQQPAPPTTNFQLEATSQIDGIAPATAAFPAAAAAAAATQTSNTSTSTAATVAGTAAATAVVTAAAAAAAAVGQTQGQTLPLLSHMNSYEPPTVAAAAAAAAAMPALQLQSAPATIADVQQLVVAGVLDEQQQQQQAAAAAATQTQQQQLPPTNIASVSANNNNNNVNLTNATATAITTTTATTAATAATATAAEATTTSLGLSDEQQQSTSAAAAAAAAATVAATAAAAAGATTTAGAAAATSSTTTQQQIQQLQQQPNAESETESFAHAHGHAPAGTPTATANGSRKRAFSNPHIPSAPLLGPDGRRLQPHLYYYDESRSGRSSFCVDESLWPVAGQIAASDGDLYTTPAAGDPEDPEEASDQFSPTLYGRLAPSRAIPIPSHSSSSAGNSPQHQHPLHQLHQHPLHHLHQQQRSLSSGSAAPAAAAAAAAAAAAAAAAVGYMAFSASPTGFVHAYSPFYGSSPDALGSYSYDPAFGPGIHRLQVPRETAARRPRSPLDGATVMAVNRYVPFIKCFINIRLEFGKSPIKCLYLLND